One Eptesicus fuscus isolate TK198812 chromosome 11, DD_ASM_mEF_20220401, whole genome shotgun sequence genomic region harbors:
- the ZC3H15 gene encoding zinc finger CCCH domain-containing protein 15, whose product MPPKKQAQAGGSKKAEQKKKEKIIEDKTFGLKNKKGAKQQKFIKAVTHQVKFGQQNPRQVAQSEAEKKLKKDDKKKELQELNELFKPVVAAQKISKGADPKSVVCAFFKQGQCTKGDKCKFSHDLTLERKGEKRSVYIDARDEELEKDTMENWDEKKLEEVVNKKHGEAEKKKPKTQIVCKHFLDAIENNKYGWFWVCPGGGDICMYRHALPPGFVLKKDKKKEEKEDEISLEDLIERERAALGPNVTKITLESFLAWKKRKRQEKIDKLEQDMERRKADFKAGKALVISGREVFEFRPELVDDDDEEADDTRYTQGAGGDEVDDSVSINDIDLSQYIPRDVEETGITVASLERFSTYTAEKDENKLSEASGGRAENGERSDLEEDHGGEGQENGVGAAVPVDENLFTGEDLDELEEELNTLDLEE is encoded by the exons GACAAAACTTTCGGTCTAAAGAACAAGAAGGGAGCAAAGCAGCAGAAGTTTATCAAGGCTGTCACTCACCAGGTTAAGTTTGGTCAGCAGAATCCACGCCAG GTAGCACAGAGTGAAGCTGAAAAGAAGTTAAAGAAAGACGACAAGAAGAAAGAGCTGCAAGAGCTAAATGAGCTGTTCAAGCCTGTGGTTGCTGCTCAGAAAATAAGTAAAG GTGCCGACCCCAAGTCTGTGGTGTGCGCCTTCTTCAAGCAAGGGCAGTGCACGAAGGGGGACAAGTGCAAGTTCTCCCACGACCTCACTCTGGAGAGGAAGGGCGAGAAGCGGAGTGTTTACATTGACGCACGAGATGAAGAACTGGAGAAAG ATACTATGGAAAACTGGGATGAGAAAAAGCTGGAAGAAGTGGTGAACAAGAAGCACGGTGAGGCGGAAAAGAAAAAGCCCAAAACGCAAATA GTGTGCAAGCATTTCCTTGACGCTATTGAAAACAACAAATATGGCTGGTTTTGGGTGTGCCCCGGAGGGGGCGATATTTGTATGTATCGTCATGCACTTCCTCCTGGATTTGTATTGAAAAAagataagaagaaagaagagaaagaagatgaaATTTCATTAGAAGATCTCATTGAAAGAGAG CGCGCCGCCCTAGGTCCAAACGTCACCAAGATCACGCTAGAGTCTTTCCTCGcctggaagaagaggaagagacaagaGAAGATCGACAAGCTGGAGCAGGACATGGAGAGAAGGAAAGCCGACTTCAAGGCGGGGAAGGCGTTGGTG ATCAGTGGTCGTGAGGTGTTTGAATTCCGTCCTGAACTGGTTGACGACGACGACGAGGAAGCAGACGACACCCGCTACACGCAGGGAGCAGGCGGTGACGAG GTTGATGACTCGGTGAGCATAAACGACATAGATCTAAGCCAGTACATCCCGAGAGACGTGGAGGAGACAGGCATCACCGTGGCCAGTCTGGAACGATTCAGCACGTACACGGCAGAAAAGGATG aaaacaaactgaGCGAAGCCTCGGGAGGCAGGGCTGAGAACGGCGAGCGGAGCGACTTGGAAGAGGACCACGGCGGGGAGGGCCAGGAGAACGGGGTCGGCGCGGCGGTCCCCGTGGACGAGAACCTCTTCACCGGGGAGGACCTGGACGAGCTGGAAGAGGAGCTGAACACGCTGGACTTGGAGGAATGA